A region of Nocardioides alkalitolerans DNA encodes the following proteins:
- a CDS encoding proline dehydrogenase family protein, which produces MSLLRRPLLALARSEEVKRGLMTMPLTAAVVRGYVAGESTAEAVRVTADLVGDGLAVTIDHLGELTTDTGRAEDTTQVYLALLDDLAAHGLARRAEVSLKLSAVGLSLGDDGLDLALANAHRICEAARAVGTTVTVDAEHHEIIDDTLTVVHELRREHPDVGAVLQAYLHRTEADARDLAHEGSRVRLCKGAYDAPATVAHQGDAVDRAFVRSLRILMAGQGYPMVATHDPRLIRIAASLASRHGRGPGTYEFQMLYGIRPAEQRRLAGAGETMRVYVPYGTDWYGYLTRRLAERPANLSLFLTSLISRS; this is translated from the coding sequence ATGTCCCTCCTGCGTCGTCCCCTGCTCGCGCTGGCGCGCAGCGAGGAGGTGAAGCGGGGGCTCATGACGATGCCCCTGACCGCCGCGGTGGTGCGCGGGTACGTCGCGGGCGAGTCCACCGCCGAGGCCGTGCGCGTCACGGCCGACCTCGTGGGCGACGGCCTCGCGGTCACGATCGACCACCTGGGCGAGCTCACGACGGACACCGGCCGGGCCGAGGACACCACGCAGGTCTACCTCGCGCTGCTCGACGACCTGGCGGCCCACGGCCTGGCCCGGCGCGCCGAGGTGTCGCTCAAGCTGAGCGCGGTCGGCCTCTCCCTGGGCGACGACGGCCTCGACCTCGCGCTCGCCAACGCGCACCGCATCTGCGAGGCGGCCCGCGCGGTCGGCACGACGGTCACCGTCGACGCCGAGCACCACGAGATCATCGACGACACGCTCACCGTCGTGCACGAGCTGCGCCGCGAGCACCCCGACGTCGGCGCCGTGCTGCAGGCCTACCTGCACCGCACCGAGGCCGACGCCCGCGACCTCGCCCACGAGGGCTCCCGCGTGCGGCTCTGCAAGGGCGCCTACGACGCGCCGGCGACGGTCGCCCACCAGGGGGACGCCGTCGACCGCGCCTTCGTGCGCAGCCTGCGGATCCTCATGGCGGGACAGGGCTACCCGATGGTGGCGACCCACGACCCGCGGCTCATCCGGATCGCCGCGTCCCTCGCCAGCCGCCACGGTCGCGGGCCGGGCACCTACGAGTTCCAGATGCTCTACGGCATCCGCCCGGCGGAGCAGCGGCGTCTCGCCGGGGCGGGCGAGACGATGCGCGTCTACGTGCCCTACGGCACCGACTGGTACGGCTACCTCACCCGCCGGCTCGCGGAGCGACCGGCGAACCTGTCACTCTTCCTCACGTCGTTGATCTCCAGGTCGTGA
- a CDS encoding sugar phosphate isomerase/epimerase has translation MIVGLSTSSVYPESTAHGFAYAAELGYDAVEVMVGIDALSQQVAAVEQLAEHHDVPVCAVHAPCLLFTQAVWGLEPWGKLERSAEMAKALGADVVVVHPPFRWQREYARDFVNGIAALEESSGVAFAVENMYPWKATPRKGSTRGVEVYVPGWDPSDENYANTTIDVSHAAIAGSDPVAMAERLGERLRHVHLTDGTGSAKDEHLVPGRGRMEPERLLRHLVRTGFDGHVVLEINTRKAETADARRADLADSLAFAREHLRPAAV, from the coding sequence ATGATCGTCGGCCTGTCCACCTCCTCGGTCTACCCCGAGTCGACCGCGCACGGGTTCGCCTACGCGGCCGAGCTCGGGTACGACGCGGTCGAGGTGATGGTGGGGATCGACGCGCTCAGCCAGCAGGTGGCCGCCGTGGAGCAGCTGGCCGAGCACCACGACGTACCGGTGTGTGCGGTGCACGCCCCCTGCCTGCTCTTCACGCAGGCGGTCTGGGGGCTCGAGCCGTGGGGGAAGCTGGAGCGGTCGGCCGAGATGGCCAAGGCCCTCGGGGCGGACGTGGTCGTGGTGCACCCGCCGTTCCGCTGGCAGCGGGAGTACGCCCGCGACTTCGTCAACGGCATCGCCGCGCTCGAGGAGTCGAGCGGCGTCGCCTTCGCGGTCGAGAACATGTATCCCTGGAAGGCCACGCCCCGGAAGGGCTCGACGCGGGGCGTCGAGGTCTACGTGCCGGGCTGGGACCCCTCGGACGAGAACTACGCCAACACCACGATCGACGTCTCCCACGCCGCGATCGCCGGCTCCGACCCCGTCGCGATGGCGGAGCGACTCGGCGAGCGCCTGCGGCACGTGCACCTCACCGACGGCACGGGCTCGGCGAAGGACGAGCACCTGGTGCCGGGCCGCGGGCGCATGGAGCCCGAGCGCCTGCTGCGCCACCTCGTGCGCACCGGGTTCGACGGCCACGTCGTGCTCGAGATCAACACGCGGAAGGCGGAGACGGCCGACGCCCGGCGCGCGGACCTCGCCGACTCCCTCGCGTTCGCCCGCGAGCACCTGCGCCCCGCGGCGGTCTGA